A window of the Vicugna pacos chromosome 32, VicPac4, whole genome shotgun sequence genome harbors these coding sequences:
- the GNB1L gene encoding guanine nucleotide-binding protein subunit beta-like protein 1 isoform X1, producing the protein MPLAPGTSHTSDFAGRSWSEAWTEGRDTPGDCILPSMAPPPPPPDPQFVLRGAQSAVHALHFCGGAQGQGQPLLLSGSLHGLVHIWSLQTRRVLATLDGHTGKCVTWLQTLPPGPQLLSQGRDLRVHVWDLAEGRNAIVDSVCLESVGFCRGSILACGPQRWMLAMPGKGGDEVQILEMPSKTSVCSLKLEAEARPGMPMCLQLWQADSSPLPLLLAGYEDGSVALWDVSARKVCSRVACHEEPVMGLDFDSQKARGVSGSAEKALAVWSLDEQRALQVHRTHQLTNPGVADVRIRPDRRLLATAGWDHRIRVFHWRTMKPLAVLAFHSAAVHCLAFATDGLLAAGSGDQRISVWSLYPRM; encoded by the exons ATGCCTCTGGCACCGGGGACCTCGCACACGTCTGACTTTGCTGGGAGGAGCTGGAGTGAGGCCTGGACTGAGGGCAGGGACACTCCAG GTGACTGCATCCTGCCCAGCATGGCCCCACCGCCCCCACCGCCAGACCCTCAGTTTGTCCTCCGAGGCGCCCAGTCAGCAGTGCATGCGCTGCACTTCTGCGGAGGAGCCCAAGGGCAGGGGCAGCCGCTGCTCCTCTCAGG GTCCCTGCACGGGCTGGTGCACATCTGGAGCCTGCAGACACGGAGAGTGCTCGCCACCCTGGATGGCCACACGGGCAAGTGTGTGACCTGGCTTCAGACTCTGCCCCCAGGGCCCCAGCTCCTCAG CCAGGGCCGGGACCTGAGGGTGCACGTGTGGGACCTGGCAGAGGGCAGGAATGCCATCGTggactctgtgtgcctggagAGCGTGGGCTTCTGCAGGGGCTCCATCCTGGCCTGTGGGCCTCAGCGCTGGATGCTGGCCATGCCAGGGAAAGGCGGCGACGAG GTTCAGATTCTGGAGATGCCATCCAAGACGTCAGTGTGCTCCCTGAAGCTTGAGGCTGAGGCCAGGCCGGGCATGCCCATGTGCCTGCAGCTCTGGCAG GCTGACTCCAGTCCCCTCCCACTCCTCCTGGCTGGCTATGAGGACGGCTCGGTGGCCCTGTGGGATGTCTCTGCACGGAAGGTGTGCAGCCGTGTCGCCTGCCATGAGGAGCCCGTCATGGGCCTGGACTTCGACTCCCAGAAGGCCAGGGGTGTCTCGGGCTCTGCAGAAAAGGCACTGGCCGTCTGGAGCCTGGATGAGCAGCGAGCCTTGCAG GTGCACAGAACTCACCAGCTCACCAACCCTGGGGTCGCCGACGTCAGGATCCGGCCAGACCGTAGGCTCCTGGCCACCGCGGGCTGGGACCATCGCATCCGTGTGTTTCACTGGCGGACGATGAAGCCGCTGGccgtgctggccttccacagcgCCGCTGTTCACTGCCTGGCCTTCGCCACGGATGGCCTGCTGGCCGCGGGCTCCGGGGATCAGCGCATCAGTGTGTGGTCGCTCTACCCGCGCATGTGA
- the GNB1L gene encoding guanine nucleotide-binding protein subunit beta-like protein 1 isoform X2 — MPLAPGTSHTSDFAGRSWSEAWTEGRDTPGDCILPSMAPPPPPPDPQFVLRGAQSAVHALHFCGGAQGQGQPLLLSGSLHGLVHIWSLQTRRVLATLDGHTGKCVTWLQTLPPGPQLLSQGRDLRVHVWDLAEGRNAIVDSVCLESVGFCRGSILACGPQRWMLAMPGKGGDEADSSPLPLLLAGYEDGSVALWDVSARKVCSRVACHEEPVMGLDFDSQKARGVSGSAEKALAVWSLDEQRALQVHRTHQLTNPGVADVRIRPDRRLLATAGWDHRIRVFHWRTMKPLAVLAFHSAAVHCLAFATDGLLAAGSGDQRISVWSLYPRM, encoded by the exons ATGCCTCTGGCACCGGGGACCTCGCACACGTCTGACTTTGCTGGGAGGAGCTGGAGTGAGGCCTGGACTGAGGGCAGGGACACTCCAG GTGACTGCATCCTGCCCAGCATGGCCCCACCGCCCCCACCGCCAGACCCTCAGTTTGTCCTCCGAGGCGCCCAGTCAGCAGTGCATGCGCTGCACTTCTGCGGAGGAGCCCAAGGGCAGGGGCAGCCGCTGCTCCTCTCAGG GTCCCTGCACGGGCTGGTGCACATCTGGAGCCTGCAGACACGGAGAGTGCTCGCCACCCTGGATGGCCACACGGGCAAGTGTGTGACCTGGCTTCAGACTCTGCCCCCAGGGCCCCAGCTCCTCAG CCAGGGCCGGGACCTGAGGGTGCACGTGTGGGACCTGGCAGAGGGCAGGAATGCCATCGTggactctgtgtgcctggagAGCGTGGGCTTCTGCAGGGGCTCCATCCTGGCCTGTGGGCCTCAGCGCTGGATGCTGGCCATGCCAGGGAAAGGCGGCGACGAG GCTGACTCCAGTCCCCTCCCACTCCTCCTGGCTGGCTATGAGGACGGCTCGGTGGCCCTGTGGGATGTCTCTGCACGGAAGGTGTGCAGCCGTGTCGCCTGCCATGAGGAGCCCGTCATGGGCCTGGACTTCGACTCCCAGAAGGCCAGGGGTGTCTCGGGCTCTGCAGAAAAGGCACTGGCCGTCTGGAGCCTGGATGAGCAGCGAGCCTTGCAG GTGCACAGAACTCACCAGCTCACCAACCCTGGGGTCGCCGACGTCAGGATCCGGCCAGACCGTAGGCTCCTGGCCACCGCGGGCTGGGACCATCGCATCCGTGTGTTTCACTGGCGGACGATGAAGCCGCTGGccgtgctggccttccacagcgCCGCTGTTCACTGCCTGGCCTTCGCCACGGATGGCCTGCTGGCCGCGGGCTCCGGGGATCAGCGCATCAGTGTGTGGTCGCTCTACCCGCGCATGTGA
- the GNB1L gene encoding guanine nucleotide-binding protein subunit beta-like protein 1 isoform X4, whose protein sequence is MPLAPGTSHTSDFAGRSWSEAWTEGRDTPGDCILPSMAPPPPPPDPQFVLRGAQSAVHALHFCGGAQGQGQPLLLSGQGRDLRVHVWDLAEGRNAIVDSVCLESVGFCRGSILACGPQRWMLAMPGKGGDEVQILEMPSKTSVCSLKLEAEARPGMPMCLQLWQADSSPLPLLLAGYEDGSVALWDVSARKVCSRVACHEEPVMGLDFDSQKARGVSGSAEKALAVWSLDEQRALQVHRTHQLTNPGVADVRIRPDRRLLATAGWDHRIRVFHWRTMKPLAVLAFHSAAVHCLAFATDGLLAAGSGDQRISVWSLYPRM, encoded by the exons ATGCCTCTGGCACCGGGGACCTCGCACACGTCTGACTTTGCTGGGAGGAGCTGGAGTGAGGCCTGGACTGAGGGCAGGGACACTCCAG GTGACTGCATCCTGCCCAGCATGGCCCCACCGCCCCCACCGCCAGACCCTCAGTTTGTCCTCCGAGGCGCCCAGTCAGCAGTGCATGCGCTGCACTTCTGCGGAGGAGCCCAAGGGCAGGGGCAGCCGCTGCTCCTCTCAGG CCAGGGCCGGGACCTGAGGGTGCACGTGTGGGACCTGGCAGAGGGCAGGAATGCCATCGTggactctgtgtgcctggagAGCGTGGGCTTCTGCAGGGGCTCCATCCTGGCCTGTGGGCCTCAGCGCTGGATGCTGGCCATGCCAGGGAAAGGCGGCGACGAG GTTCAGATTCTGGAGATGCCATCCAAGACGTCAGTGTGCTCCCTGAAGCTTGAGGCTGAGGCCAGGCCGGGCATGCCCATGTGCCTGCAGCTCTGGCAG GCTGACTCCAGTCCCCTCCCACTCCTCCTGGCTGGCTATGAGGACGGCTCGGTGGCCCTGTGGGATGTCTCTGCACGGAAGGTGTGCAGCCGTGTCGCCTGCCATGAGGAGCCCGTCATGGGCCTGGACTTCGACTCCCAGAAGGCCAGGGGTGTCTCGGGCTCTGCAGAAAAGGCACTGGCCGTCTGGAGCCTGGATGAGCAGCGAGCCTTGCAG GTGCACAGAACTCACCAGCTCACCAACCCTGGGGTCGCCGACGTCAGGATCCGGCCAGACCGTAGGCTCCTGGCCACCGCGGGCTGGGACCATCGCATCCGTGTGTTTCACTGGCGGACGATGAAGCCGCTGGccgtgctggccttccacagcgCCGCTGTTCACTGCCTGGCCTTCGCCACGGATGGCCTGCTGGCCGCGGGCTCCGGGGATCAGCGCATCAGTGTGTGGTCGCTCTACCCGCGCATGTGA
- the GNB1L gene encoding guanine nucleotide-binding protein subunit beta-like protein 1 isoform X3 — translation MAPPPPPPDPQFVLRGAQSAVHALHFCGGAQGQGQPLLLSGSLHGLVHIWSLQTRRVLATLDGHTGKCVTWLQTLPPGPQLLSQGRDLRVHVWDLAEGRNAIVDSVCLESVGFCRGSILACGPQRWMLAMPGKGGDEVQILEMPSKTSVCSLKLEAEARPGMPMCLQLWQADSSPLPLLLAGYEDGSVALWDVSARKVCSRVACHEEPVMGLDFDSQKARGVSGSAEKALAVWSLDEQRALQVHRTHQLTNPGVADVRIRPDRRLLATAGWDHRIRVFHWRTMKPLAVLAFHSAAVHCLAFATDGLLAAGSGDQRISVWSLYPRM, via the exons ATGGCCCCACCGCCCCCACCGCCAGACCCTCAGTTTGTCCTCCGAGGCGCCCAGTCAGCAGTGCATGCGCTGCACTTCTGCGGAGGAGCCCAAGGGCAGGGGCAGCCGCTGCTCCTCTCAGG GTCCCTGCACGGGCTGGTGCACATCTGGAGCCTGCAGACACGGAGAGTGCTCGCCACCCTGGATGGCCACACGGGCAAGTGTGTGACCTGGCTTCAGACTCTGCCCCCAGGGCCCCAGCTCCTCAG CCAGGGCCGGGACCTGAGGGTGCACGTGTGGGACCTGGCAGAGGGCAGGAATGCCATCGTggactctgtgtgcctggagAGCGTGGGCTTCTGCAGGGGCTCCATCCTGGCCTGTGGGCCTCAGCGCTGGATGCTGGCCATGCCAGGGAAAGGCGGCGACGAG GTTCAGATTCTGGAGATGCCATCCAAGACGTCAGTGTGCTCCCTGAAGCTTGAGGCTGAGGCCAGGCCGGGCATGCCCATGTGCCTGCAGCTCTGGCAG GCTGACTCCAGTCCCCTCCCACTCCTCCTGGCTGGCTATGAGGACGGCTCGGTGGCCCTGTGGGATGTCTCTGCACGGAAGGTGTGCAGCCGTGTCGCCTGCCATGAGGAGCCCGTCATGGGCCTGGACTTCGACTCCCAGAAGGCCAGGGGTGTCTCGGGCTCTGCAGAAAAGGCACTGGCCGTCTGGAGCCTGGATGAGCAGCGAGCCTTGCAG GTGCACAGAACTCACCAGCTCACCAACCCTGGGGTCGCCGACGTCAGGATCCGGCCAGACCGTAGGCTCCTGGCCACCGCGGGCTGGGACCATCGCATCCGTGTGTTTCACTGGCGGACGATGAAGCCGCTGGccgtgctggccttccacagcgCCGCTGTTCACTGCCTGGCCTTCGCCACGGATGGCCTGCTGGCCGCGGGCTCCGGGGATCAGCGCATCAGTGTGTGGTCGCTCTACCCGCGCATGTGA